The DNA segment GAGGATGCCGTTGAGGACACCGATCTGCTCGCCCTGGCGGGTGTCGTAGAAGAACTTGAAGATGATCGAGGCGCCGACGAACGAGATCGCCATCGGCATGAAGACCAGCAGCTTGAAGAACTTCTCGCCGCGGCTCTTGTCGATGAAGACCGCGTAGGCGAGGCCGATCGCGGTGGCGGTGATCGGGGCGAGGAGCACCCAGACCACGGTGTTGAGGAAGGCGGTGACGCCGTCGGGGCTGGTGAAGACCCAGATGAAGTTGTCGAGGCCGGCGAATCCGGAGCCGTCGTTCTTCATGAAGGCGTTCAGCGCGGTCGTGATCGTCGGGTAGATCAGACCGATCAGGATGAAGAAGGCGGCCGGGGCCATGAACGCGATCAGCTGCAGTCCGTAGCCCGCGCCTTTGCGGGACCGGAAGTCGAGCAGAAAGAGGATGCCGCCGATGACCGCCGCGACGACCGCGACCCACATCACCGAGTTGTAGAGGCCGAACGCGAGGAGGAGGACCACCGGGAGGAGGACCGTGACGGCGAGGCGGAGGATCGTGTAGCCGGTGCCGCGCCGCGGGGCGATCTCGACGAAGAAGAGGATGATCGCGACGACCGCCGCGAACGCCAGAAGAATGATGGGGATCTGCGCGAGCGGGGGGATGCTCGCCAGCCACTGGAAGAAGCCGGACATGGACGCCCTTTCGAGTGCGACTCTGAACTCTGGTGAGGCCCGGTCCGGCCGGACCGCGGGTGCGATCCGGCCGGACGGGCATCGGTCGAGGGCCGCCGCTCCGGGGAGCGACGGCCCTCTCCGCGACTGCTAGGAGGTGTAGCCGGCCTGGATCTCCTCGAGGACCTGATCGGTGCTCGAGCCGTCGATCCAGTCGACCATGCCCTTGAAGAAGCTGTCGGAGCCGACGGCCTTGGGCATGAGGTCCGAGGCGTCGAAGCGGAACGTGGTGTTCGGGTCCTGGAGGATCGCGATGGAGTCCTTCAGCACGTCGCTGCCGGCGTTCTCCGGGTCGAGACCCGTGTTCGCCGAGATGACGCCGCCGAGCTTCACGCGGCTGTTGGCCCAGTCCGCGCTGGCCAGGTACTCCTGGACCTTCGCGGTGTCCTCGTCGTTCGAGAACGCGGCGACCATCTCGCCACCACCGGTGACGGCCTGGTCGGCGTCTGCGCTGATCGGCGGGGTGAGGAACGCCCACACGTCGCCGTCCTCGGCCACGTTGGCGCCGGCCGAGGTCAGGAAGCCCTCGAAGAACGACGCCTGGTGGGTCAGCGCGCAGGTGCCGTTGGCGACGTTCTGCGCGACGTCGCCGAAGGCGGTCGAGTTGATCGAGGAGACGTCGCCGTAGCCGGCGTTCACCAGCGTCGGGTCGAGGAGGATCGAGCCGACCTTGTCGAAGGCCGCCTTGATCTCGGGGTCGGTGAACGGGGTGTCGCCCGCGACCCAGGAGTCGTACACGTCGGGGCCCGCCTCGCGGAGGACGGCGTCCTCGATCCAGTCGGTGCCCGGCCAGCCGGACGCCTCACCGGAGTTGAAGCCCGCGCACCAGGACGGTCCGCCGGTCTTCTCGGCGATGGTCTTGCCCAGCGCCTCCATCTCGTCCCAGGTGGTGGGAACGGAGACGCCCCACTCGGCGAACTTCTTCGGCGAGTACCAGATGTAGCCCTTGACGGAGGCCATCAGCGGCGCGCCGTACTGGGTGCCGTCGACCTGGCCGTACTTCTGCCAGTCCTCGGACCAGTTGTTCTGGACGTTGGTCAGGGCGCCCTCGGGCAGCTCCTGGACCTTGCCCGAGGCGACGGTGTCGGCGAGCAGACCCGGTTGCGGGAAGATCGCGAGGTCGGGGGTGTCGCCACCCTGGACCTTGATGCCGATCTGCTTCTCGAACTCCTTGTCGCCGGTGTATTTGATGTCGATGCCCGACTCCTTCTCCCAGTCCGCCCAGGACTGCTCGAGAAGGGTGGCCTCGTCGCCGTTGATGGTGCCGTAGATGTTGACGACGCCGTCGGCCGTGCCGACGGAGCCGGCGGCGCTGCCGCCGCCCGCGTTCGGGTCGTTGGGGTCGCTGCTGCTCGAGCAGCCGGCGAGGGCGATCCCGGCCGCTGCGAGAACGGCGACGGGAAGGGTGATACGGCGGTGCAGGGATGACCGCATGGTTCCTCCTCATTGAGTGGTGGTTCAGCCGAGGGCCGGTGCCGTCCGGCGGGCCGGCGGGCTGAGGCGACTCGAAGCAGGTGCTGCGACGACTCGGATGCTGTTGGTGGTTCCGTGCGGAGACTCTCCGAGCGGAACACCGGGTTCGTGTGGCTCGGGCCTCCACGGAGGGAAACCTTTCCACAAGATCGATGAAAGCACAACGGCGGTGATAGAGCGCTCTCTGAGATAACGATCCGGCGACGAACCGCGGGAATCCGGGCCGATGGACGGCCGGAGATCGATCTCGATGCTCCGGCCGCCCCGCGCGCGGGGTATAACTTTCTGGAACCGTTTCCAGCACCGACGCCGGACGGTCCGGGAGGAACGCCGTGCCAGGCATCGAAGAGGTCGCCGAGCTCGCGGGAGTGTCGAAGGCGACCGTCTCGCGCGCCCTGAGCGGCCGCGGCTACGTCTCCGCCGGGACGAAGCAGCGGGTCGAGCACGCCGCGTCGAGCCTCGGCTACGTCGTCTCGGCCAACGCCTCGAGCCTCGTCACCGGCCGCAGCAACAACGTCGCCGTGATCATCCCGGTGATCAACCAGTGGTTCTTCGGCGGGATCATCGAGGGCATCGAGCGCGCCCTGCTCGCCGCCGGCTACGACCTGCTCCTCTACAACATCGACAAGCACCACGACGCGCGCCGCAGCGTCTTCGAGTACTACCTCGTCCGCAAGCGCGTCGACGCGATCGTCGCCGTGACCCTCGAGATCTCGCCCGACGAGACGGAGGCGCTGCTCGCCCTGGGCAAGCCGATCGTCGGGATCGGCGGCTCACTCCCAGGCATCCCGACCTTCAGCATCGACGACGTCGCCGCGGCCCGGCTCGCCACCGAGCACCTGCTCTCCCTCGGCCACGAGCGCATCGTGCACATCGGCGGGCTGGCGGAGGAGGAGATGGACTTCCACGTGCACACCAAGCGCCACGAGGGCTTCTCGCAGGCCCTCGCCGCGGCGGGACTCGAGCGCGGAGCCGGCCACTTCGTGCCCACCCGGTTCGACATCCCCGGCGGGCACCGGGCCGGACGTCAGGTGCTGGGCGATCCGCGGACCCGGCCGACCGCGATCTTCGCCGCCTCCGACGAGATCGGGATCGGGATCATCCTCGCCGCCCGCGAGCTCGGGCTCTCGGTGCCGGAGGACGTCTCGATCATCGGGATCGACGACCACCCGCTGGCCGAGCTGTTCGGCCTGAGCTCGATCCGGCAGGACCCGCGGCAGCAGGGCGAGCTCGCCGTCGCCCTCGTGCTGGAGGCGCTGGCCGCGATCGCCCGGGGCGAGGCGCCGCCGCCCGCCCGGCACACGACCATCCCCGCCTCGCTCGTCATCCGCACCAGCACCTCGGCGCCGCGGGGCGCGAGAATCGGAGCATGAGCGACTCCGAGTCCCCCTCCCCCGTCGTCCGCGATGCGCCCGAGCGCTCCCGCTTCGAGATCTCCGTCGGCGGCGAGACGGCCGGCTTCGCGGCCTACGTCCGCCAGGGCGACGAGGTCGTGCTGACCCACACCGTCGTCGACGACGCCTGGGAGGGGCACGGCCTCGGCAGCGTGCTCGCCCGCGCCGCGGTCCTCGCGGTGACGGAGGCGGGCGGCACGGTCGTCCCCCGCTGCCCCTTCATCGCGGCCTGGCTCCGCAAGCACCCGGACTCGGGCGCCCGCGTCCGCTGGCCCGAGGACTGACGCGGAGCGGACGCGCCCGGCGGTGCGCGCACCCCCCCTGCCGACGCGCCTCGCAGCGCGCGCTTCTTTGCTGATCGAGTAGCCCGCGCAGCGGGCGTATCGAGATCCGCGTCGTCGCTCAGGCCGGCAGGGTGCGCTGGCCGATCTCCTGGAGGGACCAGGTGTTGCCGTCCGGGTCGGCGAAGTGGGCGTACTTCACGCCGCCCATGTCCTGCACGTCCGACAGCTCGAGGCCGCGCTCGACCAGCTCGGCGCGCACGGCGGCAATGTCGTCGACGACGAGGTGCAGCCCGCGGACGACGCCGTCCTCCGGTCCGGGCCCCATCCCGGTGCCGATCACGATCGAGCACGCGGAGCCTGGCGGCGTCAGCTGGACGACCCGCATCGACGGCGAGGGCCGGACGTCGTGGTCGACGTGGAAGCCGACGACGTCCACGTAGAACGCCAGCGCCCGATCGACGTCGGAGACGGGCACGGGGACGAGTTCGAGTCGCATCTGCACGCGCTCATCCTGCACGAGTCGCTGACGACGGTAGGTCTCGATACGCCCCTCCGGGATACTCGACCAGCATGGAAGCACCGGAACGCGGTCGCTCCCTGCTGATCGAGTGGCCCGCGCAGCGGGCGTCTCCCTGCTGATCGAGTAGGCCGCACAGCGGGCGTCTCCTTGTTGATCGAGTAGGCCGCGCAGCGGGCGTATCGAGATCCACCACCGCCCGCAGTCACGGCAGACGACGGGCAGGCTCGAGACGCCCCGCTCAGGGCCACTCGACCAGCCGGCGTCACTTCCGGTAGGGCGGCAGGACGTCCAGCACGGTCACGGCGAAGTCGAGCATCTGGGTCGCGGAGGCGATGGCGTCGCTCACCTCGTCGACGTCGATCTCGGGGGCCCCGACCTGCGGGTACTCGGCGGCGTTCCGGGTGCGCCGCATCCACTCGAAGCGCGTGACGACGCGCCCCATCGGCGGGTCGAACTGCGCCCGGGCCGCTTCGGACACCGCGACGTGACCGCCCTGCGAGGTGGGTCGCAGCCCCTGGATCGCGAAGACCGCCGTGAGCGCCTTCCGGGCGGCGTCGTACGCGGCGCTGAAAGCCAGTTCGAGATCGTCCTCGCGGACCCTCTCCGCGGAGAGGACATGTCTCCGTGCCTGCTCGATCAGCCTCTCCGCGTGCTCGCGATTCGCAGGCACCTCCTCCATCCGCCGGGCAGTCAGCAGCGCATCGACGGTGTCCCGCCCCTTCTCCCACTGCAGGACTCCACTCATTCGGCCACTCCGTTCCCCACATCCAGCCGGACCAGCGGACGTGTCTTCAGCGTCTGGAGGAAGGGATCAGACGCCTCGTCCCATCGACGACGACTCACCGATCTGATGTCGACCTCGCGCCCGAGCTCGGACTGCGCCGCCGTCGCCGCGTCGAGCAGATCCGCCCGATCCGGTCCGCCGATGACGAGCACATCCACGTCGGCGGGATCGGCCCCCTCCTCACCCGCCATGCGGGCGGCCCACGACCCGTGGATGTAGGCCTCCTCGATGAGGGGGATCCCGCTCAGGACCCGGGAGAGGACGACTCGGGGTCCGTAGGCGTACTCCACGATGATCCGCACCGGCGCCGCCAGCGGATGCGCCTCGTTCGCGCGCACATAGCGGTTGCGGCCCGAACGACGCTCCAGCACGAAGCCGGAGGCGACGAGCCGCTCGATCTCCCTCTGCACCGAGGAGGGCGACGCCTCGATGCGCTCCGCGAGCGCACTCAGCGAGCTCTCGCCCGGCCGCAGCATCAGCGCCGCGAGCAGATTGCCCTGCAGGTCGGAGCGCAGCAGGGGCGCGATGGTCGGAACGGTCGATTTCACATTCCGGACGATATCACCTGCAATGCGCACTCGTCGAGGTTCTGTCGTCTTACATCGGGCGCCTCTTCCGGAGGCAGGCTCCCCATCAAGTTGATCGAGTAGCCCGCGCAGTGGGCGTATCGAGATCGCCCACCGTCAGCACTCACTGCTGACGATCGTGGGTCTCGATACGCCCCGTCGGGGCTGCTCGACCAGCAAGAGTGCGGGCATCCCCGCCCCATGCTGATCGAGTAGGCCGCGCAGCGGGCGTATCGAGATCCACCACCGTCGGCGGTCACGGCTGACGACCGCGGGTCTCGATACGCCCCTGCGGGGCTACTCGACCAGCATGTGCGCGCGCGAGAGCGCGCCGGGGTCAGTCGCGGGGGGCGACGACGAGGCGCTCGTGCATGATCTCGACGGCGCGCTCGAGGACGCGGCGGTCCTCCGGGCGGAGGTCGGCGAAGATCGGCGTGAGGGCGTCGCCCAGCTGGGTGCGCCACGCACTGAGCGCGGCGGCGCCGTCGGGGGCGAGGCGGATCTGCCAGGCCCGCGCGTCGGCCGGGTCGGCGATGCGGTCGAGCCAGCCGGCCTCGACGAGGTTCTTCACGATCTTGGTCATCGTGGGCTGCGAGACGCGGCTCTGGGTCGCCAGCTCGCCCAGGCGCATCGGCCCCATCGACAGCAGCACCGACAGGGTGCGCCAGACCGCCTGCGACTCCTGGTTGTCGGTGGCCTGCGCCGCGAGGCGGGTGATCCGGTGCGTCACCGAGACGAAGTCGCTCAGCAGCTCGCTCAGCGAGACCTCGCTGGGCGGCACGTCGCGGGCCGGCAGGCCTGCGAGCGGATCGATAGCAGTCACCCGCCGATTCTAGAGGCTGCGTCGCGCGGCACCGGCGAGGCCGATCACCCCCGGTCGGGGACGCCGGGGCGGAGACGACAGCGCGGCGAGGACAGGGCGACGGCGAGCGGGAACGACGAAGGGCGCCGCCTCCGAGGAGACGACGCCCTTCGCCGGTGGGCCTGCCCGAGGGAGGACCCGTGCACCCTGACGGGTGCGAGGGGATTACTTGACGGTGACGGTCGCGCCGGCGGCCTCGAGCTGGGCCTTGGCCTTCTCGGCGGTCTCCTTGTTGACGGCCTCGAGGACAGCCTTGGGGGCGCCGTCGACGACAGCCTTCGCCTCGCCGAGGCCGAGGCTCGTGAGCGCGCGGACCTCCTTGATGACCTGGATCTTCTTCTCGCCGGCGGCCTCGAGCACGACGTCGAACTCGGTCTGCTCCTCGACCTCTTCGGCCGGGGCGGCCGGGCCGGCGACACCAGCAGCGGCGACGGGCGCGGCGGCGGTGACCTCGAAGACCTCTTCGAACTTCTTCACGAACTCAGAGAGCTCGATG comes from the Rathayibacter festucae DSM 15932 genome and includes:
- a CDS encoding carbohydrate ABC transporter permease, with translation MSGFFQWLASIPPLAQIPIILLAFAAVVAIILFFVEIAPRRGTGYTILRLAVTVLLPVVLLLAFGLYNSVMWVAVVAAVIGGILFLLDFRSRKGAGYGLQLIAFMAPAAFFILIGLIYPTITTALNAFMKNDGSGFAGLDNFIWVFTSPDGVTAFLNTVVWVLLAPITATAIGLAYAVFIDKSRGEKFFKLLVFMPMAISFVGASIIFKFFYDTRQGEQIGVLNGILTAFGGAPVDWLGLEPWNTLFLVVVLIWTQAGFAMTVLSAAIKGVPSEQLEAASLDGTNAWQSFWNVVVPGIRSSIVVVLTTISIASLKVFDIVSAMTGGRSDTTVLAFEMVRQFQLGARSGYSAALAVILFLLVLPIVVYNARQLAKQREIR
- a CDS encoding ABC transporter substrate-binding protein, yielding MRSSLHRRITLPVAVLAAAGIALAGCSSSSDPNDPNAGGGSAAGSVGTADGVVNIYGTINGDEATLLEQSWADWEKESGIDIKYTGDKEFEKQIGIKVQGGDTPDLAIFPQPGLLADTVASGKVQELPEGALTNVQNNWSEDWQKYGQVDGTQYGAPLMASVKGYIWYSPKKFAEWGVSVPTTWDEMEALGKTIAEKTGGPSWCAGFNSGEASGWPGTDWIEDAVLREAGPDVYDSWVAGDTPFTDPEIKAAFDKVGSILLDPTLVNAGYGDVSSINSTAFGDVAQNVANGTCALTHQASFFEGFLTSAGANVAEDGDVWAFLTPPISADADQAVTGGGEMVAAFSNDEDTAKVQEYLASADWANSRVKLGGVISANTGLDPENAGSDVLKDSIAILQDPNTTFRFDASDLMPKAVGSDSFFKGMVDWIDGSSTDQVLEEIQAGYTS
- a CDS encoding LacI family DNA-binding transcriptional regulator, whose product is MPGIEEVAELAGVSKATVSRALSGRGYVSAGTKQRVEHAASSLGYVVSANASSLVTGRSNNVAVIIPVINQWFFGGIIEGIERALLAAGYDLLLYNIDKHHDARRSVFEYYLVRKRVDAIVAVTLEISPDETEALLALGKPIVGIGGSLPGIPTFSIDDVAAARLATEHLLSLGHERIVHIGGLAEEEMDFHVHTKRHEGFSQALAAAGLERGAGHFVPTRFDIPGGHRAGRQVLGDPRTRPTAIFAASDEIGIGIILAARELGLSVPEDVSIIGIDDHPLAELFGLSSIRQDPRQQGELAVALVLEALAAIARGEAPPPARHTTIPASLVIRTSTSAPRGARIGA
- a CDS encoding GNAT family N-acetyltransferase, translating into MSDSESPSPVVRDAPERSRFEISVGGETAGFAAYVRQGDEVVLTHTVVDDAWEGHGLGSVLARAAVLAVTEAGGTVVPRCPFIAAWLRKHPDSGARVRWPED
- a CDS encoding VOC family protein, yielding MQMRLELVPVPVSDVDRALAFYVDVVGFHVDHDVRPSPSMRVVQLTPPGSACSIVIGTGMGPGPEDGVVRGLHLVVDDIAAVRAELVERGLELSDVQDMGGVKYAHFADPDGNTWSLQEIGQRTLPA
- a CDS encoding HEPN domain-containing protein, whose translation is MSGVLQWEKGRDTVDALLTARRMEEVPANREHAERLIEQARRHVLSAERVREDDLELAFSAAYDAARKALTAVFAIQGLRPTSQGGHVAVSEAARAQFDPPMGRVVTRFEWMRRTRNAAEYPQVGAPEIDVDEVSDAIASATQMLDFAVTVLDVLPPYRK
- a CDS encoding winged helix-turn-helix domain-containing protein — encoded protein: MRIAGDIVRNVKSTVPTIAPLLRSDLQGNLLAALMLRPGESSLSALAERIEASPSSVQREIERLVASGFVLERRSGRNRYVRANEAHPLAAPVRIIVEYAYGPRVVLSRVLSGIPLIEEAYIHGSWAARMAGEEGADPADVDVLVIGGPDRADLLDAATAAQSELGREVDIRSVSRRRWDEASDPFLQTLKTRPLVRLDVGNGVAE
- a CDS encoding MarR family winged helix-turn-helix transcriptional regulator, translated to MTAIDPLAGLPARDVPPSEVSLSELLSDFVSVTHRITRLAAQATDNQESQAVWRTLSVLLSMGPMRLGELATQSRVSQPTMTKIVKNLVEAGWLDRIADPADARAWQIRLAPDGAAALSAWRTQLGDALTPIFADLRPEDRRVLERAVEIMHERLVVAPRD
- the rplL gene encoding 50S ribosomal protein L7/L12: MAKLTQDELIEAFKELTLIELSEFVKKFEEVFEVTAAAPVAAAGVAGPAAPAEEVEEQTEFDVVLEAAGEKKIQVIKEVRALTSLGLGEAKAVVDGAPKAVLEAVNKETAEKAKAQLEAAGATVTVK